The proteins below are encoded in one region of Paenibacillus albus:
- a CDS encoding alpha/beta hydrolase, with translation MALIQCHFFSEVLGLSTSMTVILPQQTSGQVGMRGVASRGNGHPTLWLLHGGSDDDTIWLRRTSIERYVSELGIAVVMPQVHLSFYTDMAYGGLYGTFLMEELPKIARSFFPLSDAREDNFVAGLSMGGYGALKWALTKPEQFAAAAGLSTLNCATAKFKEMLERPRFLNLVFGDQPQEGTGNDLYHLISKCSESAGENPKIYQTCGTNDFLYEHNLDLKAAFEGSNLDFTYHEEPGSHDWAYWDKTIQDVLRWLPLR, from the coding sequence ATGGCTCTTATTCAATGTCACTTTTTCTCTGAGGTACTCGGCCTTAGCACTTCGATGACAGTCATTCTTCCCCAACAAACAAGCGGGCAAGTCGGGATGCGCGGTGTAGCTTCGCGAGGAAATGGTCATCCGACTCTATGGCTGCTCCATGGAGGCTCCGACGACGATACAATTTGGCTTCGCCGGACTTCCATTGAGCGTTATGTATCTGAGCTCGGAATCGCCGTTGTCATGCCACAAGTTCATCTGAGCTTCTACACCGATATGGCCTATGGCGGACTATACGGCACTTTCCTAATGGAGGAGCTGCCTAAGATTGCCCGCTCATTCTTCCCGCTGTCCGACGCGCGTGAAGATAACTTCGTGGCTGGTTTGTCCATGGGAGGCTACGGAGCATTGAAGTGGGCACTCACCAAACCAGAGCAGTTCGCCGCTGCCGCAGGGCTGTCCACATTAAACTGCGCGACTGCGAAGTTTAAGGAGATGCTGGAGCGTCCGCGCTTCCTGAACCTCGTTTTCGGAGATCAGCCTCAGGAGGGAACGGGTAACGATCTGTATCATCTGATCAGCAAGTGTTCGGAGTCGGCTGGCGAGAATCCGAAGATTTACCAGACATGCGGAACGAACGATTTTCTCTACGAGCATAACTTGGATTTGAAGGCTGCTTTTGAAGGCTCCAACCTTGATTTCACGTATCATGAAGAACCGGGCAGCCATGATTGGGCCTACTGGGACAAGACCATCCAGGATGTTCTTCGCTGGCTTCCGCTGCGGTAA
- a CDS encoding MDR family MFS transporter has protein sequence MKQNNKTLILIGLMIGVIFSELDETVVSTAMPTILRDLGGLALYGWVGGVYMLAMTSFMAVLGKLADLYGRKKIYLVSMGLFIGGSIISGLAPSMEMLLVGRGIQGIGAGGLMPLAMVIFGDTFPVEQRAKIQGLFGAVMFIPQLLGPLIGGIFVEHISWHWIFLVNIPVGVLAAIILSIGLQETKADRKVSVDWAGAILLVAALISLLLTPVLHQTEGYAWTDPVILALMALGAALLVIFTFVESRAKEPILPLHLFKNRNFVVLSALMFVFILGLMGAFASFPFFAQNVLGLAPTVAGYLSLPLMIGAIGASVVAGRLMTKVPYRNIYIVSFLLPIIAFYLLTTTNAHTPIITFIMYFIILGLGFGTMFSNQLIVQESVEKEHSGIAQSSITLFQSIGMTIGFSVFGSVLAANITAGLKDLASKVPEQAAAIVGMATGTIPEGTDPSLVDQVKDVFAGAFNHLYWIAFILVILAFFITWGLKKEVLKTTSTEEKQDDNDNVGPVKAV, from the coding sequence TTGAAGCAGAATAACAAAACATTAATTTTGATTGGACTTATGATTGGCGTTATTTTCTCAGAGCTGGATGAGACTGTCGTGTCCACAGCAATGCCGACGATTCTTCGCGACTTAGGCGGCCTTGCCCTATATGGCTGGGTAGGCGGCGTCTATATGCTTGCGATGACGTCTTTCATGGCGGTACTTGGCAAGCTGGCGGATTTGTATGGAAGGAAGAAAATTTATCTTGTCAGCATGGGGCTGTTCATCGGAGGCTCCATTATTAGCGGACTCGCACCCTCGATGGAAATGCTGCTCGTCGGACGGGGCATACAGGGGATTGGCGCGGGCGGATTAATGCCGCTTGCGATGGTTATCTTCGGTGATACGTTCCCGGTTGAACAACGGGCGAAGATTCAGGGGCTATTCGGTGCGGTCATGTTCATTCCACAGCTGCTCGGCCCGCTCATTGGAGGCATCTTCGTTGAGCATATCTCGTGGCACTGGATTTTCCTTGTAAATATCCCGGTTGGTGTTCTTGCCGCAATCATTCTGTCGATTGGCTTGCAAGAAACGAAGGCCGACCGGAAGGTCAGCGTCGACTGGGCAGGCGCGATTCTGCTCGTTGCCGCGCTTATCAGCTTGCTGCTTACACCGGTGCTGCATCAAACAGAGGGCTACGCATGGACTGATCCAGTTATACTTGCCCTGATGGCGCTCGGTGCTGCGCTGCTCGTCATCTTCACGTTCGTGGAGTCGCGGGCAAAAGAGCCGATTCTGCCGCTGCACTTATTTAAGAATCGCAATTTCGTCGTCCTTTCGGCACTTATGTTTGTATTCATCCTTGGTCTGATGGGCGCATTCGCGTCGTTCCCATTCTTCGCTCAGAACGTGCTTGGCCTTGCTCCTACAGTAGCTGGCTACTTATCGCTGCCGCTCATGATCGGTGCAATCGGAGCGAGCGTCGTGGCAGGCCGTCTCATGACGAAGGTGCCGTACCGCAACATCTACATTGTGTCGTTCCTACTGCCGATCATCGCGTTCTATCTGCTGACGACTACGAACGCGCACACGCCAATCATTACGTTTATAATGTACTTTATTATCCTTGGACTTGGCTTCGGAACGATGTTCAGCAATCAGCTTATCGTGCAGGAGTCCGTTGAGAAAGAGCATAGCGGTATCGCTCAATCATCGATTACGCTGTTCCAATCCATTGGGATGACAATCGGCTTCAGCGTATTCGGATCGGTGCTGGCGGCGAATATTACTGCAGGCCTCAAGGATCTGGCATCGAAAGTGCCGGAGCAGGCTGCAGCGATCGTTGGCATGGCGACTGGTACAATTCCGGAAGGGACAGATCCATCGCTCGTTGATCAAGTGAAGGATGTCTTCGCAGGCGCGTTCAATCATCTGTACTGGATTGCGTTCATCCTGGTTATATTGGCCTTCTTCATCACTTGGGGACTGAAGAAAGAGGTGCTGAAGACGACGTCAACGGAAGAAAAACAAGACGACAATGACAATGTAGGACCGGTAAAGGCAGTATGA
- a CDS encoding SdpI family protein yields MKGWKDIVYAAVGISPAVGALIAYHQLPQTVASHFSVNNEVNGTMSKSMFVLVLFLLGFVPLLMRVFRSVDPKRDNYEHFNTAFEVKRLGVTVVLAVAGWMVLLYNLGHEINIRRIIMIIIGVLFMVMGNYLTQVKPNYTFGIRTPWTLASEEVWRKTHRLGGPFMLLGGLVALICAFVEGQAAVFIFVGSIAVASLTPIVYSYLLFARTKG; encoded by the coding sequence ATGAAAGGATGGAAAGATATCGTGTATGCGGCGGTCGGAATCTCTCCGGCAGTCGGTGCATTAATTGCATATCATCAGCTGCCGCAGACGGTTGCGTCCCATTTCTCAGTAAACAATGAAGTGAATGGCACGATGAGCAAGAGCATGTTCGTACTGGTGCTGTTCCTGCTCGGCTTCGTACCGTTATTGATGCGCGTGTTTAGATCGGTTGATCCGAAACGCGACAATTACGAGCATTTCAATACCGCATTTGAGGTCAAGAGGCTCGGCGTAACAGTCGTGCTTGCCGTAGCTGGCTGGATGGTTCTTCTTTATAATCTCGGCCATGAGATCAACATCCGGCGCATCATTATGATCATCATTGGCGTGCTGTTCATGGTGATGGGCAACTATTTGACCCAAGTGAAGCCTAATTACACGTTTGGCATCCGCACGCCGTGGACGCTGGCCAGCGAAGAGGTCTGGCGCAAAACTCACCGTTTAGGCGGGCCGTTCATGCTGCTTGGCGGCTTGGTTGCGCTCATCTGCGCTTTTGTGGAAGGTCAGGCGGCTGTGTTTATTTTTGTAGGGAGCATTGCGGTTGCTTCGCTTACTCCGATTGTGTATTCTTATTTGCTGTTCGCTCGGACCAAGGGTTAA
- a CDS encoding GNAT family N-acetyltransferase, translated as MIRAIQLNDQAQVRELLKMQLLSYSVEARLIGFYGIPGLHDTVETLQACGEQFFGCWQGEALAGAVSFKEENGCIDIHRLVVHPDFFRRGIGERLVSHVLDIFQHRAAKFIVATGAANLPAKRLYTKLGFVEQREVEAAPGFYITEFEK; from the coding sequence ATGATTAGAGCAATCCAATTGAACGACCAAGCGCAAGTGAGAGAGCTGCTTAAAATGCAGCTTCTCTCCTATAGCGTGGAAGCGAGGTTGATTGGGTTCTATGGTATTCCCGGTCTGCATGATACGGTAGAAACGCTGCAAGCTTGCGGGGAACAGTTCTTCGGCTGCTGGCAGGGGGAAGCACTCGCAGGAGCGGTATCCTTCAAGGAAGAGAACGGCTGCATCGACATCCACCGGCTTGTCGTACATCCAGACTTCTTCCGCAGAGGAATTGGCGAGCGGCTCGTGAGCCATGTGCTGGATATATTCCAGCATCGTGCCGCGAAGTTCATTGTAGCGACAGGAGCGGCCAACTTGCCGGCGAAACGGCTGTATACGAAGCTAGGCTTCGTGGAGCAGCGTGAGGTGGAGGCTGCTCCGGGATTCTACATTACGGAGTTTGAGAAGTAG
- a CDS encoding sensor histidine kinase: MKKTYRKARNIDVLPYQLKHRLFAMLVLSVLIPLSLIGVISYYGIYNVLQNKVEKGVVSSLEQERKGMESVLSNLDYSSRQLAFEGKVGKDLKSYLATNDPLDKKMIGTEIENYISLINYTNPLLGLTAYYLPDSKQFLFENLYINPQLDVDTFSKINQEKSNYTIHGPHRTLYTNSKNTVFSIMRETESEDGKPVNGPIYVYIETNLLAITSLFNDEPYGMPVTHLLLDAKDHIIYNSNGESQFITGSDFENVKKKSASDYVFFGTKSSYGIQLAIAIERDAYHKEVNAWLRKFAAVGVLSLLIGLLIGWIIWGMIYRPLQRIRMQFKLLGENRFNEPPLSLHIKEFDELLMQFYEMRQRIRGLMQEIEQKEARKRHLEVEKLMYQMNPHFIHNTLNTAQWLAKINGQDEIVRLLMIFSRVLNYNMGKEGKIVTVGDEIQTVKDYVELQQIRYNHQFHVDIELDEQAGVIQMPRFLLQPLVENALYHGFKQKDGKIEVRVTLERDQHFCITVKDNGEGMSQEVVQTLLVTDNAERRKVGLGIGLNFVNNIVKMYYGEQYGLKAESEIGVGTIMILRLPTVIKEVWDDQDVDRG, translated from the coding sequence GTGAAGAAGACGTATCGCAAAGCACGCAATATCGACGTCCTGCCTTATCAGCTGAAGCACCGGTTGTTCGCCATGCTGGTATTGTCCGTACTCATCCCTCTGTCGCTGATCGGCGTCATCTCGTATTACGGGATTTACAATGTGCTGCAGAACAAGGTTGAGAAAGGTGTCGTCAGCAGCCTGGAGCAAGAGCGCAAAGGGATGGAGTCCGTGCTGAGCAACCTCGATTACTCTTCGCGCCAGCTCGCCTTCGAAGGGAAGGTCGGCAAAGACCTGAAGTCTTACCTTGCGACCAACGACCCGCTTGATAAGAAGATGATCGGCACGGAAATCGAGAATTACATATCCCTCATCAACTATACGAATCCGCTGCTTGGTCTGACCGCGTATTATTTGCCGGACTCGAAGCAGTTTTTGTTTGAGAATTTGTACATCAATCCGCAGCTCGATGTGGATACTTTTAGTAAAATCAATCAGGAAAAGAGCAACTACACGATCCACGGCCCTCATCGCACGCTGTATACGAACAGCAAGAATACAGTTTTCTCGATTATGCGCGAGACGGAATCCGAGGATGGCAAGCCCGTTAACGGTCCCATCTACGTCTATATTGAAACGAATTTATTGGCGATTACGAGCTTGTTCAACGATGAGCCATACGGCATGCCGGTTACTCATTTACTCCTCGATGCGAAGGATCACATTATCTACAACAGCAACGGTGAGAGCCAGTTCATAACAGGCTCTGACTTCGAGAACGTGAAGAAGAAGAGCGCCAGCGACTACGTCTTCTTCGGCACGAAGAGCAGCTATGGGATTCAGCTTGCCATCGCCATAGAAAGAGACGCCTATCACAAGGAAGTGAATGCGTGGCTGCGGAAGTTCGCTGCCGTCGGCGTCCTATCTTTATTGATCGGTCTCTTGATTGGCTGGATTATATGGGGCATGATTTACCGCCCTTTGCAGCGAATTCGCATGCAATTCAAGCTGCTTGGAGAGAACCGGTTCAATGAGCCTCCGCTTTCATTGCATATTAAAGAATTCGATGAGCTGCTTATGCAATTCTACGAGATGCGTCAGCGCATACGCGGGCTTATGCAGGAGATTGAGCAGAAGGAAGCTCGCAAAAGGCATCTCGAAGTGGAGAAGCTGATGTATCAGATGAATCCTCATTTTATCCATAACACGCTCAACACGGCGCAGTGGCTCGCGAAGATTAATGGGCAGGACGAGATCGTACGGCTGCTGATGATTTTCTCCAGGGTACTCAATTACAACATGGGCAAGGAAGGCAAGATTGTAACGGTCGGCGATGAAATCCAGACGGTGAAGGACTATGTGGAGCTGCAGCAAATCCGCTATAATCATCAGTTCCATGTCGATATTGAATTGGATGAGCAAGCAGGCGTCATTCAGATGCCAAGGTTTCTGCTGCAGCCACTCGTGGAGAACGCGCTATACCATGGGTTTAAGCAAAAAGACGGCAAGATCGAAGTGCGGGTAACGCTCGAGCGGGATCAACACTTCTGCATAACGGTCAAAGATAACGGCGAAGGCATGTCGCAGGAAGTTGTGCAGACGCTGCTCGTGACAGACAATGCGGAGCGGCGCAAGGTTGGACTTGGCATCGGACTTAATTTTGTGAACAATATTGTGAAAATGTATTATGGGGAGCAATACGGACTGAAAGCGGAGAGCGAGATCGGGGTAGGCACGATTATGATTCTGCGGCTGCCGACGGTCATTAAGGAGGTATGGGATGATCAGGACGTTGATCGTGGATGA
- a CDS encoding autorepressor SdpR family transcription factor: MNDAFKALADPTRRHILQILRDRSMTAGEIADHFNISKPSISHHLSLLKQAGLVLDERQGQSIIYSLHTTVVEDVIGWMFGIINKEEKRD, encoded by the coding sequence TTGAATGATGCCTTTAAAGCATTAGCTGACCCGACACGGCGGCATATTTTGCAAATTTTACGTGATCGGAGCATGACCGCCGGAGAAATTGCCGATCACTTCAACATCAGCAAGCCGAGCATCTCCCATCATTTGAGCCTGCTGAAGCAAGCAGGCCTGGTCCTTGACGAGCGTCAAGGCCAGTCCATCATCTACTCGCTGCATACGACGGTCGTGGAAGATGTGATCGGCTGGATGTTTGGAATCATTAACAAAGAAGAAAAGAGGGATTGA